One genomic window of Mustela erminea isolate mMusErm1 chromosome 13, mMusErm1.Pri, whole genome shotgun sequence includes the following:
- the RNF34 gene encoding E3 ubiquitin-protein ligase RNF34, with translation MKAGATSMWASCCGLLNEVMGTGAVRGQQSGFAGGTGPFRFAPNSDFSAYPPAPTEGPNIVCKACGLSFSVFRKKHVCCDCKKDFCSVCSVLQENLRRCSTCHLLQETAFQRPQLMRLKVKDLRQYLILRNIPIDTCREKEDLVDLVLCHHGLGSEDDLDTSSLNSSQSQTSSFFTHSFFSNYTAPSATMSSFQGDLMGGDRTLGSGALAQVQSEIASANTEEEEDEEDEDEDEEEEDEDEENLEEQTPGLSKKRVRASLSDLSSLEDVEGMSVRQLKEILARNFVNYSGCCEKWELVEKVNRLYKENEENQKSYGERLQLQDEEDDRLCRICMDAVIDCVLLECGHMVTCTKCGKRMSECPICRQYVVRAVHVFKS, from the exons GCGGGTGCCACATCTATGTGGGCTTCATGCTGTGGACTGCTGAATGAAGTCATGGGAACAGGAGCTGTCAGAGGCCAGCAGTCAGGATTTGCAGGAGGCACCGGTCCATTCAGATTTGCACCAAACTCTGATTTTTCCGCTTACCCACCAGCACCTACGGAAGGGCCCAATATAGTTTGCAAAGCCTGTGGACTTTCATTTTCAGTCTTTAGAAAGAAG caTGTGTGTTGTGACTGCAAGAAGGATTTTTGCTCCGTTTGTTCAGTCTTACAAGAAAATCTCCGCAGATGTTCCACGTGTCACTTACTACAAGAGACGGCCTTTCAGCGCCCTCAGTTAATGCGACTAAAAGTCAAGGATCTCCGGCAGTATCTCATTCTTCGAAACATCCCAATCGATACCTGTCGAGAGAAAGAAGACTTGGTAGATTTGGTTCTCTGCCACCACGGCCTGGGCTCTGAGGATGACCTGGACACGAGCAGCCTGAATTCCTCACAGTCCCAGACTTCTAGCTTTTTTAcgcattcatttttttcaaactatACAGCCCCTTCTGCTACCATGTCTTCATTTCAGGGAGACCTTATGGGTGGAGACCGGACCTTAGGATCTGGGGCACTGGCACAG GTACAAAGTGAAATCGCTTCAGCAAACACcgaagaggaggaggatgaagaggatgaggatgaagatgaggaggaggaggatgaggacgAAGAAAACTTGGAGGAGCAG ACGCCTGGGCTCTCTAAGAAGCGAGTAAGAGCTTCGCTGTCTGACCTGTCAAGCCTTGAAGATGTGGAAGGAATGAGCGTGCGCCAGCTGAAGGAAATCCTGGCTCGGAATTTTGTCAACTACTCTGGCTGCTGTGAAAAATGGGAGCTGGTGGAGAAAGTCAACCGGTTatacaaagagaatgaagaaaaccaaaagtcat ATGGCGAGCGGCTGCAGCTGCAGGATGAGGAAGATGACCGCCTCTGCCGCATCTGCATGGACGCCGTCATCGACTGCGTCCTGCTCGAGTGCGGGCATATGGTCACCTGCACCAAGTGCGGCAAGCGCATGAGCGAGTGTCCCATCTGCCGGCAGTACGTGGTGCGCGCCGTGCACGTGTTCAAGTCCTGA